One region of Ornithinibacter aureus genomic DNA includes:
- a CDS encoding SGNH/GDSL hydrolase family protein, which translates to MTAPVWTRYVAIGDSFTEGMSDPDPVTSDAYVGWADRLAVQLDAVAEEAHVPFAYANLAVRGRKLDDVVGPQLDKALSLAPDLVSMVGGGNDLLRPSVDLDSLASRIEDAVVRLRRAGADVLLATPADPRDAGLFKALRPRHAVHSANIFTIAQRHDCFVLNLWGIAALRDWRMWGEDRIHLSTEGHSRVALAALTALGHGTDAAEWATPLPPAARGARRDEFREHAQWARTHAAPWVQRRLRGESSGDRLAAKRPTLTSLRDPELEPAHGSLPEG; encoded by the coding sequence GTGACCGCCCCCGTCTGGACCCGCTACGTCGCGATCGGTGACTCCTTCACCGAGGGGATGTCCGACCCCGACCCCGTGACCTCCGACGCCTACGTCGGGTGGGCCGACCGGCTGGCGGTGCAGCTCGACGCCGTGGCCGAGGAGGCCCACGTGCCCTTCGCGTACGCGAACCTGGCAGTGCGCGGCCGCAAGCTCGACGACGTCGTCGGCCCGCAGCTCGACAAAGCCCTGTCGCTGGCGCCCGACCTCGTGTCGATGGTCGGTGGCGGCAACGATCTCCTTCGCCCCAGCGTCGACCTCGACTCGCTGGCCAGTCGCATCGAGGATGCCGTGGTGCGCCTTCGTCGAGCCGGCGCCGACGTGTTGCTCGCCACCCCGGCCGACCCCCGCGACGCCGGGCTGTTCAAGGCCCTGCGCCCCCGCCACGCGGTGCACTCGGCCAACATCTTCACCATTGCGCAGCGTCACGACTGCTTCGTGCTGAACCTCTGGGGCATCGCGGCACTGCGTGACTGGCGGATGTGGGGCGAGGACCGCATCCACCTCAGCACCGAGGGTCACAGCCGGGTCGCCCTGGCAGCGCTCACCGCGCTCGGGCACGGCACCGACGCGGCGGAGTGGGCCACGCCGCTGCCGCCCGCTGCGCGGGGAGCTCGGCGCGACGAGTTCCGCGAGCACGCCCAGTGGGCCAGGACCCACGCCGCCCCGTGGGTGCAGCGCCGGCTGCGCGGCGAGTCGTCAGGAGACCGCCTCGCAGCCAAGCGCCCGACCCTCACGTCCCTGCGCGACCCTGAACTGGAGCCGGCCCACGGGTCACTGCCCGAGGGGTGA
- a CDS encoding uracil-DNA glycosylase produces the protein MTPTDAARPLRDLVHPSWARALAPVEPVVARLGDFLRAEVASGRGYLPSGSNVLRAFQQPLDAVRVLVVGQDPYPTPGHAVGLSFSVAPDTRPVPRSLANIFTELEADLGLPRPSSGDLTPWADQGVLLLNRVLTVTPGAPGSHRGRGWEEVTACAISALVERGGPLVAILWGRDARGLAPHLPGVALIESAHPSPLSARNGFFGSRPFSRTNDLLARQGADPVKWSLP, from the coding sequence ATGACACCGACGGATGCCGCACGCCCCCTTCGTGACCTCGTCCACCCGTCGTGGGCGCGGGCCCTGGCACCCGTCGAGCCGGTCGTCGCGAGGCTGGGTGACTTCCTGCGGGCCGAGGTGGCCAGCGGGCGCGGTTACCTGCCGAGCGGCTCCAACGTGCTGCGCGCCTTCCAGCAACCCCTGGATGCCGTGCGCGTGCTCGTCGTCGGCCAGGACCCGTACCCGACGCCCGGGCACGCGGTGGGACTGTCGTTCTCGGTCGCCCCCGACACCCGGCCGGTGCCCCGCAGCCTGGCCAACATCTTCACCGAGCTCGAGGCCGACCTCGGCCTGCCCCGGCCAAGCAGCGGCGACCTCACGCCGTGGGCCGACCAGGGCGTGCTGCTGCTCAACCGCGTCCTCACCGTCACCCCGGGCGCCCCCGGCAGCCACCGCGGGCGCGGCTGGGAAGAGGTCACCGCCTGTGCGATCTCGGCCCTGGTCGAGCGCGGCGGCCCGCTCGTCGCCATCCTGTGGGGCCGCGACGCTCGTGGCCTGGCGCCCCACCTGCCGGGGGTTGCCCTCATCGAGTCAGCGCACCCGAGCCCGCTGTCGGCGCGCAACGGCTTCTTCGGCTCGCGCCCCTTCAGCCGCACCAACGACCTGCTCGCCCGTCAGGGCGCCGACCCCGTGAAGTGGAGCCTGCCGTGA
- a CDS encoding ArsR/SmtB family transcription factor, with product MRGAPVPTTTTAPPVTAGSVTDDCCGIGVDGGLTREAAETSAALLKAVADPVRLQLLSAIRATADGEACVCDLTPVVGLSQPTVSHHLKVLVEAGLLEREKRGTWAWFRLVPARLDDVTAIFR from the coding sequence ATGCGAGGAGCTCCCGTGCCGACCACCACCACCGCTCCCCCGGTCACGGCCGGGTCGGTCACCGACGACTGTTGTGGCATCGGTGTCGACGGGGGCCTGACCCGCGAGGCCGCGGAGACCAGCGCAGCGCTGCTCAAGGCCGTTGCCGACCCCGTGCGGCTCCAGCTGCTGAGCGCCATCCGGGCCACGGCCGACGGCGAGGCCTGCGTCTGCGACCTCACCCCCGTCGTCGGGCTGTCCCAGCCCACCGTGTCGCACCACCTCAAGGTGCTCGTCGAGGCCGGCCTGCTCGAGCGCGAGAAGCGCGGCACGTGGGCATGGTTCCGATTGGTGCCCGCGCGACTCGACGACGTGACCGCGATCTTCCGCTGA
- a CDS encoding ArsI/CadI family heavy metal resistance metalloenzyme: MNTTSATTSRVQLALNVSDLEASIAFYSAMFGVEPHKRRPGYANFAITEPPLKLVLIETSEAARGTGTAGALNHLGVEVPSTDDVTAARTRFSDAGLASFDENDTTCCYALQDKVWVHDPAGAPWEVYTVKDENPLDARPATASLEILGGPTAGACCSPSADATPVEPAPEKAQAC; the protein is encoded by the coding sequence GTGAACACCACCAGCGCCACCACGAGCCGGGTGCAGCTAGCCCTCAACGTCAGCGACCTGGAGGCCAGCATCGCGTTCTACTCCGCCATGTTCGGGGTCGAGCCGCACAAGCGCCGCCCCGGGTACGCCAACTTCGCGATCACCGAGCCTCCCCTGAAGCTCGTGCTCATCGAGACGAGCGAGGCCGCCCGCGGAACCGGCACGGCGGGCGCCCTGAACCACCTCGGCGTCGAGGTGCCCTCGACCGACGACGTCACCGCCGCGCGCACCCGCTTCTCGGATGCCGGTCTGGCCTCCTTCGACGAGAACGACACCACCTGCTGCTACGCCCTCCAGGACAAGGTCTGGGTGCACGACCCGGCCGGGGCGCCGTGGGAGGTCTACACCGTCAAGGACGAGAACCCGCTCGACGCCCGTCCCGCCACGGCGAGCCTGGAGATCCTCGGCGGGCCGACGGCCGGTGCCTGCTGCTCCCCGAGTGCCGACGCCACACCGGTCGAGCCGGCCCCCGAGAAGGCTCAGGCCTGCTGA
- the arsB gene encoding ACR3 family arsenite efflux transporter has product MTTASPARDTASATPDQPRHLSTLDRFLPVWIGLAMLVGLVLGRLVPGLGKALSAVEVEGVSLPIAIGLLVMMYPVLAKVRYDRLDTVTADHRMLGASLALNWVIGPALMFALAWLLLPDLPEYRTGLIIVGLARCIAMVIIWNDLACGDREAAAVLVALNSVFQVLMFGLLGWFYLSVLPGWLGLPQADLDVSPWQIAGSVLVFLGLPLLAGYLSRTVGEKRWGRTAYETSFLPRIGPWALYGLLFTIVILFALQGDQITTSPLDVARIALPLLAYFALMWGGGFALGAALGMTYERTTTLAFTAAGNNFELAIAVAIATFGVTSGQALAGVVGPLIEVPVLVGLVYVSLALRKRFRHV; this is encoded by the coding sequence GTGACCACCGCATCCCCCGCGCGCGACACGGCATCCGCCACTCCCGACCAGCCGAGGCACCTGTCCACCCTCGACCGCTTCCTGCCGGTGTGGATCGGCCTCGCGATGCTCGTGGGGCTCGTGCTCGGCCGGCTGGTACCGGGGCTCGGGAAGGCCCTGTCCGCGGTCGAGGTGGAGGGGGTCTCGCTCCCCATCGCCATCGGCCTGCTCGTCATGATGTACCCGGTGCTGGCCAAGGTGCGCTACGACCGGCTCGACACCGTCACGGCCGACCACCGCATGCTCGGCGCCAGCCTGGCCCTGAACTGGGTGATCGGGCCCGCGCTCATGTTCGCCCTGGCCTGGCTCCTGCTGCCCGACCTGCCCGAGTACCGCACCGGCCTGATCATCGTCGGGTTGGCCCGATGCATCGCCATGGTCATCATCTGGAACGACCTCGCCTGCGGTGACCGCGAGGCCGCGGCCGTTCTCGTGGCGCTCAACTCGGTCTTCCAGGTGCTCATGTTCGGGCTGCTCGGCTGGTTCTACCTCTCGGTGCTGCCCGGCTGGCTCGGCCTGCCGCAGGCGGACCTCGACGTCTCGCCGTGGCAGATCGCCGGGTCGGTGCTCGTCTTCCTCGGCCTGCCGCTGCTCGCCGGCTACCTGTCGCGCACGGTGGGTGAGAAGCGGTGGGGGCGAACGGCATACGAGACGTCGTTCCTCCCGCGCATCGGCCCGTGGGCGCTGTACGGCCTGCTGTTCACCATCGTCATCCTGTTCGCCCTCCAGGGCGACCAGATCACGACCAGCCCGCTCGACGTCGCGCGGATCGCGCTGCCGCTCCTCGCGTACTTCGCCCTCATGTGGGGTGGCGGTTTCGCCCTCGGGGCCGCGCTCGGCATGACGTACGAGCGCACCACGACCCTGGCCTTCACGGCCGCCGGCAACAACTTCGAGCTCGCCATCGCCGTCGCGATCGCCACCTTCGGGGTGACGTCCGGGCAGGCCCTCGCGGGGGTCGTCGGGCCCCTGATCGAGGTGCCGGTGCTCGTCGGCCTCGTCTACGTCTCCCTTGCCCTGCGAAAGAGGTTCCGCCATGTCTGA
- a CDS encoding arsenate reductase ArsC → MSDLSFDPSTTTRPSVLFVCVHNAGRSQMAAAWVQHLSGGAVEVRSAGSAPAGSVNPAAVEAMLEEGIDMSAEVPKILTTDAVRESDVVITMGCGDTCPVFPGKRYEDWALEDPAGQGVDAVRPIRDEIRVRVLGLLESLGVQPVA, encoded by the coding sequence ATGTCTGACCTGTCGTTCGACCCGTCCACCACCACCCGCCCGTCGGTGCTTTTCGTCTGCGTCCACAACGCCGGCCGCTCGCAGATGGCGGCGGCGTGGGTGCAGCACCTGTCCGGTGGCGCCGTGGAGGTGCGCTCGGCCGGCAGCGCCCCGGCCGGGTCGGTCAACCCGGCTGCCGTCGAGGCGATGCTCGAGGAGGGCATCGACATGAGCGCGGAGGTGCCGAAGATCCTGACCACGGATGCCGTGCGCGAGTCCGACGTCGTCATCACCATGGGCTGTGGCGACACCTGTCCGGTCTTCCCGGGTAAGCGCTACGAGGACTGGGCCCTGGAGGACCCCGCAGGCCAGGGCGTGGATGCCGTGCGTCCGATTCGCGACGAGATCCGGGTCCGCGTGCTCGGCCTGCTCGAGAGCCTGGGTGTCCAACCCGTCGCCTGA
- a CDS encoding HAD family hydrolase — protein MRPRFNTVLFDLDGTLADTIPLIVASYQHAFRTVLGEEIDEATARAWIGRPLLAALLEESPEHGHVLDASYREWNLANTARLIQRYDGVPEMLDALTAAGVRMAVATSKRRKTARLALEGVGIDHLIEVAAGLEDTTRHKPEPDPLLHAAASLRAQPAECVYVGDATVDVLAARAAGMAAVAVSWGAAERAALEATGPDALVDTVGDLTAYLLGHPEG, from the coding sequence ATGCGCCCCCGCTTCAACACCGTCCTTTTTGACCTCGACGGCACCCTGGCCGACACCATTCCCCTCATCGTCGCCTCGTACCAGCACGCCTTCCGCACCGTGCTCGGCGAGGAGATCGACGAGGCCACGGCCCGCGCGTGGATCGGCCGCCCGCTGCTGGCCGCGCTGCTCGAGGAGTCGCCCGAGCACGGGCACGTGCTCGACGCGTCCTACCGCGAGTGGAACCTTGCCAACACCGCCCGCCTCATCCAGCGCTACGACGGTGTCCCCGAGATGCTCGACGCCCTGACCGCCGCCGGTGTGCGCATGGCGGTCGCGACGTCGAAGCGGCGCAAGACCGCACGCCTGGCACTGGAGGGCGTCGGCATCGACCACCTCATCGAGGTCGCGGCCGGGCTGGAGGACACGACCCGGCACAAGCCGGAACCCGACCCGCTGCTGCACGCCGCGGCCTCCCTGCGTGCCCAGCCCGCCGAATGCGTCTACGTGGGCGACGCCACGGTCGACGTCCTCGCGGCCCGGGCCGCCGGTATGGCCGCGGTCGCCGTGAGCTGGGGCGCAGCCGAGCGCGCCGCCCTCGAGGCCACCGGACCCGATGCCCTGGTCGACACCGTGGGGGACCTCACGGCGTATCTGCTGGGCCACCCCGAGGGCTAG
- a CDS encoding pyridoxal phosphate-dependent decarboxylase family protein → MAYAEERVRMAPPLDRPVSEAELRSRVGETITPGGIGGVDAMRLFAQDLAPTCLSTDHPRYLSFIPCAPSDAAVMFDLVVGASSIYAGSWLEGSGAVYAENQALRWIADLVGMPSRSGGVFTPGGTIGNLSALVTARHAARACAKPGDRPYRVAATAGAHSSIASACDVMDAQFVGVPADDAWRLTGGNLRAVLEENGPETFFAVVATCGTTNFGVIDDLASVAEVCREYGIWFHVDGAYGGAGLAAPSVRGLYAGIEHCDSFIVDPHKWLFAPFDCCALLYREPSLARAAHTQKAGYLDVLTDAPDWNPTDYSVGLTRRARGLPFWFSLVVNGSDAYEAAIEHTLDVARFAEAEVLRRPDLELVRKRDLSVVVFRRLGWEPADYAAWSDRMLAEEFAFVVPTSHDGETLARFAIVNPETSEDDITAILDTMV, encoded by the coding sequence ATGGCCTACGCCGAGGAGCGGGTGCGCATGGCCCCGCCGCTGGACCGCCCGGTGTCCGAGGCCGAACTGCGCTCGCGGGTCGGGGAGACGATCACCCCCGGTGGGATCGGCGGCGTCGACGCCATGCGCCTTTTCGCGCAGGACCTCGCCCCCACCTGCCTGTCCACCGACCACCCGCGCTACCTGTCCTTCATCCCGTGCGCGCCGAGTGACGCCGCCGTGATGTTCGACCTGGTCGTCGGTGCCTCCTCGATCTATGCGGGGTCCTGGCTCGAGGGCTCGGGCGCGGTGTACGCCGAGAACCAGGCGTTGCGCTGGATCGCCGACCTCGTCGGGATGCCGTCGCGCTCCGGCGGCGTGTTCACCCCCGGTGGGACGATCGGCAACCTCTCGGCGCTGGTGACTGCTCGGCACGCCGCGCGCGCCTGCGCGAAGCCGGGCGACCGGCCGTACCGGGTGGCGGCCACGGCCGGGGCGCACTCGTCGATCGCGTCGGCCTGCGACGTCATGGACGCCCAGTTCGTCGGCGTCCCCGCCGACGACGCGTGGCGCCTGACCGGCGGGAACCTGCGGGCGGTGCTCGAGGAGAACGGCCCGGAGACGTTCTTCGCCGTCGTCGCGACGTGCGGCACGACGAACTTCGGGGTCATCGACGACCTGGCATCGGTGGCCGAGGTGTGTCGCGAGTACGGCATCTGGTTCCATGTCGACGGTGCCTACGGCGGGGCCGGCCTGGCCGCGCCCTCGGTGCGGGGCCTGTACGCCGGGATCGAGCACTGCGATTCCTTCATCGTCGACCCGCACAAGTGGCTGTTCGCACCGTTCGACTGCTGCGCCCTGCTGTATCGGGAGCCGTCGCTGGCGCGGGCGGCCCATACCCAGAAGGCGGGGTACCTCGACGTCCTCACCGACGCCCCCGACTGGAACCCCACGGACTACTCGGTGGGCCTGACCCGTCGGGCCCGTGGCCTGCCGTTCTGGTTCTCGCTGGTCGTCAACGGCAGCGACGCCTACGAGGCGGCCATCGAGCACACCCTGGATGTCGCGCGGTTCGCCGAGGCGGAGGTGCTGCGCCGCCCCGACCTCGAGCTGGTGCGCAAGCGCGACCTGTCCGTCGTCGTCTTCCGCCGGCTCGGCTGGGAGCCCGCGGACTACGCCGCGTGGTCGGACCGGATGCTGGCCGAGGAGTTCGCCTTCGTGGTGCCGACGAGCCACGACGGGGAGACCTTGGCGCGCTTCGCGATCGTCAACCCGGAGACCAGCGAGGACGACATCACCGCGATCCTCGACACCATGGTGTAG
- a CDS encoding DUF3263 domain-containing protein, with protein sequence MSAASEQLSTDAPAAGLTERDREIIAFERQWWKYAGSKETAIKELFDMSSTRYYQVLNSLIDHPGALEHDPMLIKRLRRLRASRQRARSARRLGMEP encoded by the coding sequence GTGAGCGCCGCCTCCGAACAGCTCAGCACCGACGCGCCCGCGGCCGGGCTCACCGAGCGCGACCGCGAGATCATCGCCTTTGAACGTCAGTGGTGGAAGTACGCGGGCTCGAAGGAGACCGCCATCAAGGAGCTGTTCGACATGAGCTCCACCCGGTACTACCAGGTGCTCAACTCCCTCATCGACCACCCCGGCGCCCTCGAGCACGACCCGATGCTCATCAAGCGGCTTCGTCGCCTGCGCGCCAGCCGCCAGCGCGCGCGCTCTGCCCGGCGCCTCGGCATGGAGCCCTGA
- a CDS encoding DUF3349 domain-containing protein — MVDTNSQALRYLAEAYPDGVPEEDAAPLLALLRQRIGSARTLSVALALVAGGALSADHAASGSAPKAPLPQSDLRRVAARLVMGGWPLGNPPGDDLDDEDDTEPGSYLGRIVAWLREGYPSGVPEHDYVPLFALLERRLTRGEVKKVAKALRRASIAPASPDDIAAAIADLTHSEATPDDLRRVRDRLAAKGWPVDFPDPGED; from the coding sequence ATGGTCGACACGAACAGCCAAGCCCTCCGGTACCTCGCCGAGGCCTACCCCGACGGCGTCCCGGAAGAGGATGCCGCCCCCCTGCTCGCGCTGCTGCGTCAGCGCATCGGGTCCGCCCGCACGCTGTCGGTCGCGCTGGCGCTGGTCGCCGGCGGGGCACTGAGCGCCGACCACGCGGCATCCGGGAGCGCCCCGAAGGCGCCACTGCCGCAGAGCGACCTGCGCAGGGTCGCCGCCCGACTGGTCATGGGCGGGTGGCCGCTCGGCAACCCGCCCGGTGACGACCTCGACGACGAGGACGACACCGAGCCCGGCTCCTACCTGGGCCGCATCGTCGCGTGGCTGCGTGAGGGCTACCCCTCCGGGGTGCCCGAGCACGACTACGTCCCCCTGTTCGCCCTGCTCGAGCGACGCCTGACACGGGGCGAGGTCAAGAAGGTCGCCAAGGCCCTGCGCCGGGCGTCCATCGCCCCGGCCAGCCCGGACGACATCGCGGCGGCCATCGCGGACCTCACCCACTCCGAGGCCACGCCGGACGACCTGCGGCGCGTGCGCGACCGGTTGGCCGCCAAGGGATGGCCGGTGGACTTCCCGGACCCGGGCGAGGACTGA